In a single window of the Nicotiana tomentosiformis chromosome 8, ASM39032v3, whole genome shotgun sequence genome:
- the LOC138897957 gene encoding KNR4/SMI1 homolog, with product MWKRTSTSKNPKPKKNPVRKPKKDIVALHADVIQRLREKEEDDDDDGSELVVRVKKTIESPKAAESVVVEEIPPRAKGVLEKDSGKFSESSKFEDASRRDGQKAGMSEGSRSEALRSEENALSGSLGEIDIGDSLILPAFSEKAKKIEELEARLASELAKAKSEAEKAKVEVEAIVVVYRVDAEAAQVQEREAAETAQTRAHWITELAKCQSRRETPEEIHARVFDLTDEIIKAKEHEADARVLASIDDDDDDDDDDDGSKSGYENGEDLYGEEAAPEES from the exons ATGTGGAAAAGGACCTCAACCTCTAAGAATCCAAAGCCTAAGAAGAATCCGGTTCGTAAGccgaagaaagacatagttgcccTGCATGCGGATGTGATTCAACGGCTAAGGGagaaagaagaagatgatgacgaCGATGGCTCGGAACTGGTGGTCCGAGTTAAGAAAACCATCGAGTCCCCAAAGGCCGCTGAGTCGGTGGTGGTTGAGGAGATTCCGCCTCGAGCCAAGGGGGTCTTGGAAAAGGACTCGGGCAAATTCTCCGAGTCGTCGAAGTTTGAAGATGCCTCTCGCCGAGATGGGCAAAAGGCGGGTATGTCTGAAGGGTCCCGCTCCGAGGCCCTTCGCAGCGAGGAGAACGCCTTAAGTGGCTCACTTGGTGAAATAGATATTGGAGACTCGCTGATTCTCCCTGCGTTTTCCGAGAAG gcaaagaaaatagaggagctcgaggctcggttggcttccgaacttgcaaaggccaaatctgaagccgaaaaagCAAAGGTCGAGGTAGAGGCGATCGTGGTCGTCTACCGggtcgatgctgaagccgctcaagtccaagagagagaggcagccgagaccgctcaaactcgagcacattggattacTGAACTCgctaaatgccaatctcggagggaaacccccgaggagatccatgctcgagttttcgatcttaccgacgagATAATAAAAGCTAAAGAGCATGAAGCTGATGCTAGAGTGTTGGCCTCtatcgatgatgatgatgatgatgatgatgatgatgatggcagcaagagcgggtacgagaatggggaggacctctatggagaagaagctgcccctGAGGAAAGTTAG